In a single window of the Pelagibacterium sp. 26DY04 genome:
- a CDS encoding 3-dehydroquinate synthase yields the protein MAVRQQSFSVEYQFPVIFCRGVFDLDNRVLVDIVSQFEPRRRHRILVFVDNGVSSARPSLSGEIMTFAERHAHTLELVAQPITVSGGETVKRGLDAVIDMQKLMVEHHIDRHSYVVAIGGGALLDAVGLAAATAHRGIRHIRIPTTVLSQNDSGVGVKNGVNLFESKNFFGTFAPPFAVINDYDFIESLPPREKRPGIAEAVKVALIRDGAFFSWLEASTANLARFDADAMSYMIRRCAELHMHQIGKGGDPFERGTARPLDFGHWAAHRLELLTDFSLRHGEAVAIGIALDAQYSVLAGLLDAGANARIRAVLLGLGFSLWHPMLEAEAENGSLLIQGLRDFQEHLGGELTVTLLEGIGTGVEVHEIDAPLMLRAVDELKSRAGAK from the coding sequence GTGGCCGTTCGGCAGCAGAGTTTTTCGGTCGAATACCAATTTCCGGTGATCTTCTGTCGCGGGGTGTTCGATCTCGACAATAGGGTGCTCGTTGACATCGTGAGTCAGTTCGAGCCGCGGCGCCGCCATCGCATCCTGGTTTTCGTGGATAACGGCGTTAGTAGCGCTCGCCCCTCCCTGTCCGGTGAGATCATGACCTTTGCCGAACGGCATGCCCATACGCTGGAGCTTGTTGCCCAGCCGATTACGGTCAGTGGCGGTGAAACCGTCAAACGCGGCCTCGACGCCGTCATCGACATGCAGAAGTTGATGGTCGAACATCATATCGACCGCCATTCCTATGTGGTCGCCATCGGCGGCGGCGCGCTGCTCGACGCGGTTGGCCTCGCGGCAGCGACGGCGCATCGCGGCATCCGTCATATCCGTATTCCCACCACGGTCCTGTCACAGAACGATTCCGGCGTTGGTGTCAAAAACGGCGTCAACCTTTTCGAGTCCAAGAACTTTTTCGGCACCTTCGCGCCGCCTTTCGCTGTAATCAATGACTATGATTTCATTGAAAGCCTGCCGCCGCGCGAAAAGCGTCCGGGGATAGCCGAAGCCGTCAAGGTGGCCTTGATCCGGGACGGGGCGTTCTTTAGCTGGCTCGAAGCGTCCACCGCCAACCTTGCGCGTTTCGATGCGGACGCGATGAGCTACATGATCCGCCGGTGTGCCGAACTGCACATGCACCAGATCGGCAAGGGCGGCGATCCGTTCGAGCGGGGAACCGCGCGCCCGCTCGATTTTGGGCATTGGGCCGCTCACCGGCTGGAATTGTTGACCGATTTTTCCTTGCGGCACGGAGAGGCGGTGGCTATCGGTATCGCGCTCGACGCACAATATTCGGTGCTTGCGGGCCTTCTGGACGCGGGCGCCAACGCGCGCATCCGCGCCGTGCTGCTGGGCCTGGGCTTTTCGCTTTGGCACCCAATGCTGGAGGCAGAAGCGGAGAACGGCAGCCTCCTGATACAGGGCCTGCGCGATTTCCAGGAGCATCTTGGCGGTGAGCTGACCGTAACCTTGCTCGAAGGGATCGGCACCGGGGTCGAAGTGCATGAGATCGACGCCCCGCTGATGTTGCGAGCTGTCGACGAGCTCAAGAGCCGGGCAGGTGCGAAATGA
- a CDS encoding IS3 family transposase (programmed frameshift) translates to MSKRKQHSPEFKAKVALEALKGEETVSELASRFGIHPTMIHQWKRALLEGASGVFERGGRKRPEIDDEQVKDLHAKIGELAVANDFLSRKLALGREVRRGMIEPDHPVLSIGKQCTLLSIARSSFYYTPKGETEINLALMRRIDGQFLETPFFGVRQMTWHLRNEGHVINEKRVRRLMRLMGLMPIYQKPNTSRPAKGHKIWPYLLKGLRVERPNQAWAADITYLPMRRGFLYLVAIMDWHTRKVLAWRISNTLEADFCIEALNEAVHKFGPPEIMNTDQGSQFTSFAWTDRLRRMGVRISMDGKGRFLDNIFVERLWRTLKYECVYLHAWETGSQARAGVREWVDFYNNRRPHSALGGKPPAVIYWQRIDQNQPDQQVQRVA, encoded by the exons ATGTCGAAACGCAAGCAGCATTCGCCCGAGTTCAAGGCGAAGGTCGCCCTGGAAGCATTGAAGGGCGAAGAGACGGTATCGGAATTGGCGAGCCGGTTCGGAATTCACCCCACGATGATCCACCAATGGAAACGGGCGTTGCTCGAAGGGGCATCGGGTGTGTTCGAGCGCGGCGGGCGCAAAAGGCCTGAGATTGACGATGAACAGGTCAAGGATCTGCATGCCAAGATCGGAGAGCTGGCCGTCGCCAACGATTTTTTGTCCAGAAAGCTC GCCTTGGGGCGGGAAGTGAGGCGAGGGATGATAGAACCTGATCACCCCGTGCTCTCAATTGGCAAACAGTGCACGCTGCTGTCGATCGCGCGCTCTTCGTTCTACTACACGCCGAAAGGCGAGACCGAGATCAACCTTGCCCTGATGCGCAGGATCGATGGGCAATTCCTGGAGACGCCCTTCTTCGGAGTCCGGCAGATGACCTGGCACCTGCGCAATGAAGGTCACGTGATAAACGAGAAGCGCGTGCGTCGGCTGATGCGGCTCATGGGCCTGATGCCGATTTATCAGAAGCCCAATACCTCGAGACCAGCCAAGGGGCACAAGATCTGGCCCTATCTTCTGAAGGGGTTGAGGGTGGAGCGCCCGAACCAGGCCTGGGCTGCGGATATCACGTATTTACCGATGCGCCGGGGCTTTCTCTACCTGGTGGCCATCATGGACTGGCACACCCGCAAGGTCTTGGCATGGCGCATCTCGAACACGCTGGAGGCAGACTTCTGCATCGAGGCGTTGAACGAGGCGGTCCACAAGTTCGGTCCGCCCGAGATCATGAACACCGATCAGGGGAGCCAGTTCACGTCCTTTGCCTGGACCGATCGGTTGCGACGAATGGGGGTGCGCATCTCCATGGATGGCAAGGGCCGGTTCCTCGACAACATCTTTGTCGAGCGGCTCTGGAGAACCCTCAAATACGAATGCGTCTACCTGCACGCCTGGGAGACCGGGTCACAGGCCCGCGCCGGCGTCCGCGAATGGGTGGACTTCTATAATAACCGACGCCCTCATTCCGCCCTTGGCGGAAAACCGCCTGCCGTGATCTATTGGCAGCGCATTGACCAAAACCAACCCGACCAGCAGGTGCAACGAGTAGCTTAA
- a CDS encoding MarR family transcriptional regulator: MAGKAPQNIKLPFEQSVGYQARLTHRLIQRLLHQKIAPYGVTPGMWYFLRALWHKDGQTQRELSLLVGTMEPTTLSAIRTMEASGLVQRKRNDEDRRKINVFLTGRGRELENILMPLAKEVVDASVEGFSINERGLLLQYLKSIQNNILKHLDEDVHLG, from the coding sequence GTGGCTGGCAAAGCACCTCAAAACATCAAATTGCCTTTCGAGCAAAGTGTCGGCTACCAAGCTCGCCTTACTCATCGGCTTATACAGCGGCTCCTCCACCAGAAGATTGCGCCGTATGGGGTAACACCCGGCATGTGGTATTTTCTACGCGCCTTGTGGCACAAGGACGGGCAAACTCAGCGAGAATTGTCCCTTTTGGTCGGCACTATGGAGCCGACGACATTGAGCGCAATCAGAACGATGGAAGCTTCTGGATTAGTTCAGAGAAAGCGAAACGACGAGGACCGACGAAAAATAAATGTCTTTTTGACCGGTCGCGGACGCGAGTTGGAAAATATCCTTATGCCACTTGCGAAGGAGGTCGTAGATGCATCTGTTGAAGGTTTCTCCATCAATGAACGTGGTCTCTTGCTTCAATATTTGAAATCAATTCAAAATAATATTTTGAAGCACCTCGACGAAGACGTCCATCTGGGTTAA